The sequence TACGCCCTTCACATCTTCCAGTATCACTGCCGGGCGGGTTTCTTTACCCATAAAACTTACTTCCACATTATTCATCTCGATGTTTTGCGCATGGCGAATGAAAAATCCGTAAGATGGCAGTACACCGAAGCGTTCAGGCTCAGGGTAGTCCTTAATGTGTTCAGGCAAAGCGTTTTGTATCTTCACCACCGGCGAATCGATAGGGCGGTAGTAGATGCGGATATTATTCAGCTTCACATCTTCGATATTATGTCCGGGGATACCTACGATCATGGATGAGAAGTGCGAATCGGCATTGTATACGTTCACGTTGCTGATCAGTACACGTCTTAAATAACCCACAGGTGTGTTTTCCGGTCCGCGCATACGTGCGCCCAAACGCAGGAAGAGGGGAGAGTTGCCAATATCGCGCATGGTGATATTATTGATAGTGACATCTTCTATCGATGCGCCATCAACAGTCTCTAAAGCCAATCCCCGGCAATGCTCAAACACGCAATTGCTGATGGTAATGCCCTTAAATCCACCGTTAGATTCGGTGCCGAATTTAATGCGGCCCGTTGGTCCCTGGCGGTCGGGTACCATTTTGCCCTCTTTGGTTTGGTAAGTGCCGTTCAGGAAAGTGCCACGGTCGAAACCACTTACCTGGCAGTTGGTAATGGTTATATTCTCGGTGCTGCGGAAATACCCCAGCGCGAACGAGCTTTTCAGGCAGATGCCATCATCAAAAGGGGTGTTTACTGAACAGTTGGAAACGTGCACGTTATGGCAGCAGTCGATATCCATACCATCGCGATTAGTGTCTTCCTTAATATTATCGATGGTTAGGTTATCTATCCCGGTCAACAACATCCCGAAATGGCCGCCCAGCAGTATGCTAAAATCCTTTAAAATAACATTGCGGCAAAGCTTCAGGCCGATGGTTTTATTACCCTCGCCAACACGACGTGGTGTTTCGCGGGTAAGGCCTTTGCCGTAGATCAGGCCCGGACCCATAATGCTGATATCTTCCAAATTTTCGCCCCATATCAGGCTGTTATGCCAGTGACTGTGGCCAAAATCCTGGTATTTTAGTTTATCGCCCCAATCGTTGGGTTCGGGTTCATCGTATCCCTTGCCCCCGGCTGTGGATGGAGCAGCCAAAATGGTAGCTCCCTGATCGATATATAAACGGATATGGCTTTTCAACCGGATAGAATGCGAAGCATAGGTACCGGCCGGGAAGTAAACCGTACCGCCGCCCGCAGCGGCTGCCGTAGTTATTGCTTTATTAATAGGGTCGGTGTCAAGTGTTTGTCCATCGCCGGTGGCGCCGAAATCTTTTACGTTGTAGGTTTTAGCGGCGGCTGTTTGCGCTTGTACCGATAGATACGCGCCGCAAGACATCAGCGTGGTGATCATTAACGTGTTGATCAGTTTCTTCATGTGTTGTTTTTATAAGATGGCTCATCGCATGCATAAAAGCGATAAGGCACAAGCTGATAAATTATTATTAAGGGGTTTAATTGGTAAAGCTGCCGGGCAGCAAATCATACTGCTATGTTATGGTATATTTTCGACATTGCTATCCTGTTGCATCCTGACCTATACGTAATACAAGCCTGCACTTTATGTATTAATGCCTGTCATCAGGATACATCAGGACACCTTATAATAATATACTGGTTACATTTACGTCAACAACCGTTATAAACAAACCGGAATTTTTTCGGCAACGAGACCGTACCTGATCAACCTTAATGATATGAGATTTACCCCGTATGTATTAATACGCTGTAAAAAGCTGCTACTGCTGCCATTATTAATCGCGACGATGCAATGCTTTAGCCAGGGCGCTTTAAAGCTATGGTATAAGCAACCGGCCAGGGTATGGACAGAAGCCCTGCCGTTGGGCAATGGCCGCCTTGGCGCAATGGTATTTGGCGGGGCAGGTAAGGAGCTGATCCAATTGAACGAAGCGACCTTATGGAGTGGCGGGCCGATGCGGACTAATCAAAACCCAGGTGCCTACGCCAATCTGCAACTGGCCCGCGAAGCGCTGTTTAAAAAAGAAGATTATACCGCTGCCAATGCCTACGCTAAAAAAATGCAGGGCTATTACAGCGATTCGTACATGCCGCTGGGCGATCTGACCATCGATCAGCAGTTTAAGGATAGCACCATCAGCAACTATTACCGCGACCTTAATATTAAGGATGCTATCGCCACCACCCGTTTTACTGCCGGCGGCGTACAGTTTACCCGGCAGATGATCAGTTCGGCACCCGACCAGGTGATGGTGCTGCACTTTACAGCCAGTAAACCCGGTCAGCTAAATTTTAAGCTGGGGATCAAAAATCAATTACGCCACGAAAACTTTTTAGTATCGAACAATGAGATCGGCATGAAGGCAAAAGCGCCGTCGCATATCGAACCTAATTATAATAAGGTGCCGGTAGTGATCACCTGGGAGGATAGCACCCATATCCGAGGCATGCGTTACCGGCTGTTGGTGAAAGCCGTAAATAAAGGTGGTACCGTAAATGCTGATACCACCGGTATCGTTGTAAAAAACGCTACGGAAGTTACGGTTTATCTTTCGGCCGCGACCAGTTTTAACGGGTTCGATAAGAGCCCGGTTATACAAGGCAGGGATGAGGCAAAGCTGGCCGCTGGATATTTGAGCACTGCTATTCAGAAACCCTGGCCGGTATTGTTGAATCGCCATTATGCCGATCATCACAAATATTTTAACCGGGTGAGGTTTGACCTGTCCGTGCCTGCGGATAGCAGCAATGCTGCTTTGCCTACTGATGAACGACTTGAAAACTATACCAAAGGTGCGGCCGATCTATCGCTGGAAACCCTTTACTTTCAATATGGCAGGTATCTATTAATAGCAAGTTCGCGCCCGGGTGGCGTTAATGCCAATTTGCAGGGCATCTGGAATAAGGATGTTCGCCCGGCATGGAGCTCGAATTATACCACCAATATCAACGCGCAAATGAACTACTGGCCTGCCGAAGCCGCCAACCTGTCGGATGTCCATTTGCCTTTTATTAATTTTATTAAGGAAGCTTCGGTTACCGGCAAGGTTACCGCAAGTGAGTTTTATCACGCCCGTGGTTGGGTGTTGCATCATAACAGTGATATTTGGGCTATTACCAATCCGGTGGGTGATATTGGTCGAGGTGATCCCAAATGGGCCAGTTGGGCAATGGGTTCGCCATGGTTATCGCAACATTTGTGGTGGCATTACGAATTCACCAAAGATAAGGATTACCTGCGCAATACCGCGTACCCCATTATGAAAAGCGCGGCGCTGTTCTGTATCGACTGGCTGCAACCCTATAAAGGCCATTTGGTAACCGCACCATCCGTATCGCCCGAGAATAACTTTTTTGACGATAACCATAAGCAGGGGAGTGTATCCATAGCCACTACCATGGATATGTCCATCATCCGCGACCTGTTTACTAATTTGATTGATGCCAGTAATGAACTGGGTTACGATAAGGCTTTCCGTGATACCATCATCGCCAAAAAAGCATTGCTGTTTCCATTGCAGATAGGGCAGAAGGGCAATATCCAGGAATGGTATAAGGATTGGGAAGATCCGGATCCGCACCATCGCCATGTGTCGCACCTGTTTGGTTTGTTTCCCGGGAAAGAGATCTCTCCGATACAAACGCCAGCCTTCGCCAATGCCGCTAAAAAAACATTGGAGTTAAGGGGCGATGCCGGCACCGGCTGGAGCCTGGCCTGGAAGATCAATTTTTGGGCGCGCCTGCTGGATGGCAACCACTCCTATAAAATGATACGCGACTTGTTACGTATCACCCGTGATCTGGGTACCAATATGTCTAACGGGGGCGGTTCGTATCCTAATCTGTTCGATGCGCACCCGCCGTTCCAGATCGACGGCAATTTTGGCGGGCTATCGGGCATGTGCGAAATGCTGCTGCAAAGCCAGTCGGGCGAGATCAATATGCTGCCCGCCATCCCGGATGCCTGGAGCAGCGGTGAGGTTTCGGGCTTAAAAGCCCGCGGCAATTTTGAGGTGGCTATGAAATGGAACAATAAGCAGATCGTTAACGCATCGGTATTATCGGGTGCGGGTGGTGTGTGCCATATTCGTACAGCTAATCGGGTTAAGGTAGCAGGTGTACAAACTAAAATGTCTAAAACCGATAATGGTTATCTGATCAGCTTTAATACGCAAAAAGGAATGCGCTATCAAATTACAGGCATATAATGATGGCGGTCCCAAACAGAACTTCACTGAAGCAACTATCGTTAGCCGGTATTATTACATTGGCTATATTATTATGGTATTACAATGGCTATGCGCAGCAATTGCAAAGAAGCATCCCGGTGCACGACCCGGTGATGATCAAACAGGATAGCACTTATTTCCTGTTTTGCACGGGTAGGGGAATAGCGGTATGGTCATCCACAAACATGGTGGATTGGAAGCGGGAACCACAGGTTTTTGAAACTGCTCCTGAATGGATAACGGGTATTGTCCCGGGTTTTAAAAACTCCTATTGGGCGCCGGATATATCTTATTATAACGGCCTTTATTATTTGTATTACGCGGTGTCGGCATTCGGCAAAAATACTTCGGCAATTGGTCTGGTTACGAACAAGACATTATACACTAAGTCGCCCGATTTTAAGTGGGTAGATCATGGCGAAATCATCCGCTCTGTTCCCGGTAAAACCAATTGGAACGCTATCGACCCAAATCTTGCAATCGATGGAAAAGGCGTGCCTTATTTATTCTTCGGATCGTTTTGGGACGGGTTGAAAATAGCCCGGTTAAATAAGGATAGGATGAGCGTGGCGGACGACATAAACAAACTGCCAACTGTAGCCAGCCGGAAGAAAAACGGGTCGTCCGGAACAAACCCGCCATCGGTAGATGATAACCCGGTAGATGCGGGTGGGAACGCCATTGAGGCACCTTTTGTATTTAGTAAGGGAAAATACTTTTACCTCTTTGCGTCAATTGATTACTGTTGCAAAGGGCCTAAAAGTACCTATAAAATGATTGTAGGACGGGCTAAGAATATTAAGGGGCCATATCTTGATAAAGACGGGGTAAATATGGCCACTGGCGGCGGTACAATTGTGCTTGCAGGCGATAACAACTGGTATGGAGTAGGGCACAACGCGGTGTGTACTTTTGACGGAATTGACTACCTCATCTTCCACGGTTATGATGCCGCGGATAAGGGAATATCCAAATTAAGAGTGGAGAAACTCACCTGGGATAATGATTGGCCCGTTGTGCTAAAATAGTATTATAAATAGATAAAATGTGCCATAAAAGGCAGGATAGTGTGGTAAAAAGAGTGTTTTGGGGGCGCTAAAGAAGGACAAACGCCAATGAGAAATGACCTGTAACGTAAAAATGCAATCGTTTGTTTTTAATAAAAACAACTTTTTTTTAAATATAACGTGCCTGAACGTGGAATTTGTTATGAATTTGAAAATGATTTTATACACTAACTATCAGGTTTCAAAATTCAGGATAGCACAGGATGGTTAATTAGGATACTTGTACATATCTTTATTTTACACAATCAGGTAAGTGTATGCGAACCAATTAGTACACTAACTGATATTATAAACCAATTAAAACCAACACCAAATGAATCAAATTTTACAAAACCAATTATTGGGGCCAAAAACGCATAACCCCTTATGTACTTGTCAAAAATACATTTATTAAACCTGATCAGTTTAATAGCTAAATCCAGATCATCATTGTATTAAAACCCCTCAACGGTTTTGATCTGACTTTTGTATTGTAAACTTAATTTTCTAAATATTTTAGTATGTATAAATTTTTAAAAAATTTATCCTGTTTGCTTTGCCTTATCGTGATTTTTGGCAGCTGCCGTAAAAAGGCATTTGATGACTATTACGGACGGCCAAGCAACTTACAACCGCCAATTTACCAGGTGCTGCAGGGTCGTGGTAATTTTAATACCTTTTTGGCTGTTATTGACAAATCGGGGTATAAAGCTACATTAAGCGCCGCCGGTTACTGGACGCTTTTCGCGCCTAACGACGCGGCTTTCCAAAAATATTTTACCGCAAACAATACCAGTCTTGATAAAATAGACTCGGTAACTGCAAGGAAGATCGTTACTTACAGTTTGGTGTTTAACGCTTTTCAAACAGATCACATTGCCGATTATCAATCAGCAAAAGGATGGGTGCCAACATCGGCATTTAAACGCCGCACCGCTTACTATGATGGTTTTATGTTTGGTGCAGGTCCTGATGGTGCCAATGGTGTTTACGTATCAGAAAATCGTAACGTTGGTGTTTATCAATATGGTGATAATAATAATAAATACATCCCGTACTTCTATTCTACCTTCATGACAGCGGCCGGCTTAAGCGCTGCAGATTACAACTACTTCTTCCCGTCGTCTACCTATTCGGGCTTTAACGTTGCCAACGCATCGGTAGTTAATAAGGATATCCTTGCTGAAAATGGTGTGATCCACGAGATAGACCAGGTTGTGCTTCCTTTACCAAGTGTAGAACAGAAGATGGCTTCAAACTCGCAATACAGCGTATTCAAAAGCATATTCGATCAGTTTATGGTAACTTATGCTTCTGATGTTAACTATACACGTCAATATAATACCGTTACCAATAAAAACAACACGGTATACGTTAAAAAGTATGCTCCTAACCTTACGTTCGCTCCGGGTAATGAGAACTTTGTAAAACTGGAAGATAATGACGGCCAGCGCGATGGCTATACTTTATTTGCGCCAACCGATGCCGCTCTTATACCATATATTGATAATACCATATTAGAGTTTTATGTGCCTGATGCTACGCAACGCACACCGGCCAAACTGCTTACCAATATGGCTGTTTTGCCAACAAATATTATAGCCGACTTGCTGAATGCTCACATGTTCCCAACTACTGTGTGGCCAAGCAAGTTTGCAAGTGCCGGCAATGCTAACGGCGAACCGCCCCGCTTTAACACCACTACCGATATTGTTGAAAAGCAATTTGGTAGCAATGGTTTGTTTTACGGTGTAAATAAAGTACAACAAGCCAATGTATTCAGTACTGTTTATGCCCGTGCCTACCTGGACCCTAACTATTCTATCATGACCAGGTTGCTTGATCTGTATGCTAAAGCGCAAACCAGCAGCCCAAGCTTAAAATACACCGTGTTTATGTTATCTGATGCACAATTGCGTGCCTTAGGTTACGATTTTAACACTGCATCGCAGGCATTTACCCAAACCGTAAATGGTACAACTACCAGCGGTGGTACGCCACAAGCGGCTTTGCAACGAATATTGAATATCAACATCGTGCCAACACCTAATGGCGAACTGGACGACCTTTCGGGTAACGGTATCGCTGAAAGCCTTGGGGGCGAATATATCAGGTGGAATAATAACAAGGTTTCATCGGCCGGAACAGTTGAGCAAAACTTAACTCTTAACGTTATTGGTTCGCGCTCTTACAGTAATGGTAAAGTATACTATTTAAGCGGAGGGATACTGGATCAGGCCAGCAAGCTGATAGCTGCCGATATCGCTGCTAACGCGGGTACCTCAACAGCACAGGGGCCATATTACGATTTTTATACGTACATGGTTAGCTCGGGGGCCTATAACGCCGGCGCAGGTGAGTTACTGAACGTACAATTGGGCGCTAACTATACAGTGTTTATACCTACACAGGCTGCTATGAAGCAAGCGGTTATTGATGGCTATTTGCCAGGTGTAACTGCCGGTTCGGGCGCGGCCAAAACCTTTGTGTCATTTACCTATAATCCATCTTCAAGTACTGATAAGGATTTGGTAACCAGGTTTATACAATATCATATTTTAAATGGTATATCTATAGCGCCCGATGGTAAAAAAGGTGTAAACGGTGTAACATTCCCAACGTTGCTTAAAAACGTTGCCGGCGATGCGTTATCGGTAGTTACGTTTAACCAACCGGGCAATTTAACCATCAGGGATAGCCAGGCCCGTACAATTGGGTTGGTAGCACCAAATAACAACAGTTACTTCCCGGCCACAAGCAATTACCTGGGCAACCGCGTATTGCTGCACCAAATAGACGGTTATTTAAGATACACACTCTAAACACTTATATCTTACACATGAGAAGACTTTTTACTTCTGTTTTTTGCACGGTTATCGGCTTCTGTTTGTGTGCAGTAATGCACGCGCAGGCTCAAACCGCTGACAAAATATTGATCAAGGGCAGGGTCATTGATTCTAAAGACAAACTCCCGGTTATAGGTGCCACCGTTACCGAGCAGGATAAAGATAAACGTACAGTTAGCGCTCAGGCAGCTGATATCGATGGTAACTTCGCGCTGAAGATCAGCGATGTTACGCACAAACTGGTTATTTCTATCATCGGTTATAAAACATTAACGCTTGATATCGGTACACGCCGCGAGTTTAACGTAAGCATGGTTAGCACAACTAACGATATTGCCGAGGTAACCATTACCGCCC comes from Mucilaginibacter mali and encodes:
- a CDS encoding rhamnogalacturonidase, whose translation is MKKLINTLMITTLMSCGAYLSVQAQTAAAKTYNVKDFGATGDGQTLDTDPINKAITTAAAAGGGTVYFPAGTYASHSIRLKSHIRLYIDQGATILAAPSTAGGKGYDEPEPNDWGDKLKYQDFGHSHWHNSLIWGENLEDISIMGPGLIYGKGLTRETPRRVGEGNKTIGLKLCRNVILKDFSILLGGHFGMLLTGIDNLTIDNIKEDTNRDGMDIDCCHNVHVSNCSVNTPFDDGICLKSSFALGYFRSTENITITNCQVSGFDRGTFLNGTYQTKEGKMVPDRQGPTGRIKFGTESNGGFKGITISNCVFEHCRGLALETVDGASIEDVTINNITMRDIGNSPLFLRLGARMRGPENTPVGYLRRVLISNVNVYNADSHFSSMIVGIPGHNIEDVKLNNIRIYYRPIDSPVVKIQNALPEHIKDYPEPERFGVLPSYGFFIRHAQNIEMNNVEVSFMGKETRPAVILEDVKGVSFINFKAQTPDNMPAIVQRGVEGFSIQASASIPANKIKKEAIPTTAPDPPINMRQK
- a CDS encoding glycoside hydrolase family 95 protein, whose product is MRFTPYVLIRCKKLLLLPLLIATMQCFSQGALKLWYKQPARVWTEALPLGNGRLGAMVFGGAGKELIQLNEATLWSGGPMRTNQNPGAYANLQLAREALFKKEDYTAANAYAKKMQGYYSDSYMPLGDLTIDQQFKDSTISNYYRDLNIKDAIATTRFTAGGVQFTRQMISSAPDQVMVLHFTASKPGQLNFKLGIKNQLRHENFLVSNNEIGMKAKAPSHIEPNYNKVPVVITWEDSTHIRGMRYRLLVKAVNKGGTVNADTTGIVVKNATEVTVYLSAATSFNGFDKSPVIQGRDEAKLAAGYLSTAIQKPWPVLLNRHYADHHKYFNRVRFDLSVPADSSNAALPTDERLENYTKGAADLSLETLYFQYGRYLLIASSRPGGVNANLQGIWNKDVRPAWSSNYTTNINAQMNYWPAEAANLSDVHLPFINFIKEASVTGKVTASEFYHARGWVLHHNSDIWAITNPVGDIGRGDPKWASWAMGSPWLSQHLWWHYEFTKDKDYLRNTAYPIMKSAALFCIDWLQPYKGHLVTAPSVSPENNFFDDNHKQGSVSIATTMDMSIIRDLFTNLIDASNELGYDKAFRDTIIAKKALLFPLQIGQKGNIQEWYKDWEDPDPHHRHVSHLFGLFPGKEISPIQTPAFANAAKKTLELRGDAGTGWSLAWKINFWARLLDGNHSYKMIRDLLRITRDLGTNMSNGGGSYPNLFDAHPPFQIDGNFGGLSGMCEMLLQSQSGEINMLPAIPDAWSSGEVSGLKARGNFEVAMKWNNKQIVNASVLSGAGGVCHIRTANRVKVAGVQTKMSKTDNGYLISFNTQKGMRYQITGI
- a CDS encoding family 43 glycosylhydrolase codes for the protein MMAVPNRTSLKQLSLAGIITLAILLWYYNGYAQQLQRSIPVHDPVMIKQDSTYFLFCTGRGIAVWSSTNMVDWKREPQVFETAPEWITGIVPGFKNSYWAPDISYYNGLYYLYYAVSAFGKNTSAIGLVTNKTLYTKSPDFKWVDHGEIIRSVPGKTNWNAIDPNLAIDGKGVPYLFFGSFWDGLKIARLNKDRMSVADDINKLPTVASRKKNGSSGTNPPSVDDNPVDAGGNAIEAPFVFSKGKYFYLFASIDYCCKGPKSTYKMIVGRAKNIKGPYLDKDGVNMATGGGTIVLAGDNNWYGVGHNAVCTFDGIDYLIFHGYDAADKGISKLRVEKLTWDNDWPVVLK
- a CDS encoding fasciclin domain-containing protein → MYKFLKNLSCLLCLIVIFGSCRKKAFDDYYGRPSNLQPPIYQVLQGRGNFNTFLAVIDKSGYKATLSAAGYWTLFAPNDAAFQKYFTANNTSLDKIDSVTARKIVTYSLVFNAFQTDHIADYQSAKGWVPTSAFKRRTAYYDGFMFGAGPDGANGVYVSENRNVGVYQYGDNNNKYIPYFYSTFMTAAGLSAADYNYFFPSSTYSGFNVANASVVNKDILAENGVIHEIDQVVLPLPSVEQKMASNSQYSVFKSIFDQFMVTYASDVNYTRQYNTVTNKNNTVYVKKYAPNLTFAPGNENFVKLEDNDGQRDGYTLFAPTDAALIPYIDNTILEFYVPDATQRTPAKLLTNMAVLPTNIIADLLNAHMFPTTVWPSKFASAGNANGEPPRFNTTTDIVEKQFGSNGLFYGVNKVQQANVFSTVYARAYLDPNYSIMTRLLDLYAKAQTSSPSLKYTVFMLSDAQLRALGYDFNTASQAFTQTVNGTTTSGGTPQAALQRILNINIVPTPNGELDDLSGNGIAESLGGEYIRWNNNKVSSAGTVEQNLTLNVIGSRSYSNGKVYYLSGGILDQASKLIAADIAANAGTSTAQGPYYDFYTYMVSSGAYNAGAGELLNVQLGANYTVFIPTQAAMKQAVIDGYLPGVTAGSGAAKTFVSFTYNPSSSTDKDLVTRFIQYHILNGISIAPDGKKGVNGVTFPTLLKNVAGDALSVVTFNQPGNLTIRDSQARTIGLVAPNNNSYFPATSNYLGNRVLLHQIDGYLRYTL